The following is a genomic window from Planctomycetota bacterium.
ATGGGATCGCGCGAGAGGCTGTCCCTGGACGAGGCCACGCTGGGCCGCCTTCGGCCCGTCCTGGAGGTCGTCCGCAAGGCGGGCGTCGAGGTGAGGCTCCGGGACGCGCTTGAGCGGATCCTGGACACGATGATCGAGGCCTGCAACGCCCGGCGGGGTTGCTTCCTGGTGTTCCGCGACGGCAAGTACAAGGTCAAGATCGCGCGGGACCGCTCCGGGCGGGACCTCGGGCGGGCGGAGCTCAGGATCTCCCGGACCGTGCTCAAGGCGGCCCGCGTCGGCGGCCGCCGGGTGGTCTGCTCCAACATCCGGACGGATCCCGCCTTCCGGCTCGTCGACAGCGTCCATGCGCTGGACCTCCTGTCGGTCCTGTGCCTGCCCCTGCGGGTGGCGGGAAAGACGGCGGGCGTCTTCTACCTGGACAACTCGGAAATCATCGGCGCTTTCGGCCCCCGCCAGGTGGAGGTGGCCGAGATCCTGGCGGAACACGCGGCCATCGCGGTGGAGAAGGATCTGCTGCGACGCCAATCTTCCCTGGACCGGCTGACGAAGCTCTACAACCATGCCGCCTTCCGGCGCCGGGTGGAGCGCGAGCTGGAGCGGGCCCGGCGCGAAGGCCGCCGGTTCGGGGTCCTGATGCTGGACCTGGACGATTTCAAGAGCATCAACGACACGTACGGCCACGACGCGGGCAACGAGGTTCTGCGCCACGTGGCGCGGACGCTGGCGGGCACGGTGCGGGCGTCGGACCTCGTGGCGCGGCCCACGGTGGCGCGGTTCGGCGGAGACGAATTCGAAATCCTGCTGCCCGGGGCGGGCCGCGAGGGGGCGTTGGGAACCGCGCGGCGCCTGGTGGCGGCGCTCGGCGGGGCCGCGGTGCCGTGGAACGGCCGATCCCTGCGCGTGTCGGTCTCGGTGGGCGGAGCGGTTTTTCCGGACGACGCCTCCGGGGCGGGGGAGCTCCTGCGGCGGGCGGACGAAGCGCTCTACGCGAGCAAGCGTTCGGGGAAGAACCGGGCGGTCATGTACGGGCGGGCGTGACCGTCCCGCTCAGGAGCCCGGTCGCCGCGAAGCGCGATTCGATCGCTTCCAGGATCCGGCGGGCCAGCTCCTCCCGATGAGGCGCCAGTTCGGGACCCTGGAGGTAACGCCCGACGGTCTTCGGCAGGCGGCGGAGGAACGCGCGGGCGAACTCGCGCGCCCCGCGGGCGGACCCGCCGCCGGCGTCGAGAATCGCACGGACTTCCCGTTCGAAGAAACCCACGTGGGTTTCCTCGTCGGCCGCGATATGCCCCAGGTCCGGCCGCACGGAGACGAGCAGGCGCGCGAACTCCAGTCCGAGCGCTTCGTATCCGTAGAGCTGCACGGCCAGGGCGTGCCATTGGCCGGGCACGCGCGGGGGGGCTTCCTTCTGGCGGGCCCGCACCCCCGTAAGCGCCTCGAATTCCCTGAGGTGCCGTCCCTCTTCTTCCTCGTGGCGGCGCAGGAATTCGAGCGCGTGGGGCGGAACGGCCGCGCGGGGAGAAGGGCCCGCGGGGCGCATGACCTGGGCGGCCCGCACGGCCCAGAGCGCCATCGCCTCCGCGCGGAGAAACCGCTCCAGGAGGGGACGTTCGCAGTCGGCGGGGAGGCGCGTCATGGTCCGGGTCCGCGCCTTCAGGCGTCCTGTCCGAGGGCCGCCAGGCCCTTGGCGCCGATGTCCGTGCGGTAGTGAGAGGCCTTGAACTGGATCTTGCGGACGGCCGCGTAGGCGTTTTCCTGGGCGCGCTTGAGGGTTTCCCCCTGGGCGGTCACCCCCAGGACGCGCCCGCCGGCGGTGACGAGCTTGCCGTCCTTGAGCGCCGTTCCGGCGTGGAAGACGACCGCCCCCGTGGCCTCCGCCTCTTCGATTCCCGTAATCTCGTACCCCGTTTCGTAGTTCCCGGGATACCCGCCGGAGGCCATAACGACGCAGACGGCGGGGCGCGGGTCCCATTCCAGCTCCGCCTGGTCGAGTTTCTCGTCGATCGTCGCCAGAAGAACGGGAACGAGGTCGCTCTTGAGCGCCATCATGAGGGGTTGGCATTCGGGATCGCCGAAGCGCACGTTGAACTCGAGCACCTTCGGGCCGCTCTTGGTGAACATGATGCCCGCGTAGAGAACGCCCTTGAACCGCCGCTGCTCCTTGTTCATCGCGTGGACGATCGGAACGAGCACCTCGCGGATGACGCGCGAGTAGTCCCGCTCGCCGGCGACGGGGGCGGGCGTGTAGGCGCCCATGCCTCCCGTGTTCGGACCCCGATCCCCGTCGTAGACGCGCTTGTGGTCCTGGGTGCTCTGAAGGGGGGCGATCGAGCGGCCGTCCGTGAAGGCCATGACCGACGCCTCCACGCCGTTGAGGAACTCCTCGACGACCACCTGCTCGCCGGCCTTGCCGAAGACTTTCTTTTCCATCATGGCCTCGACGGCCACGACCGCCTCGCTTTCCGAGTGGCAGATGACGGCGCCCTTGCCGCCCGCCAGGCCGTCCGCCTTGACGACGAGGGGGTAGGGAGAGGACTTCACGAACTGCAGGGCCGCCTTGGCCTGCGTGAAGACCCGGTAGTTGGGCGTGGGGATTCCATAGCGCCGCAGGAGGTTCTTGCAGAAAACCTTGCTGCCCTCGAGCTCGGCCGCCTCCCGGGTGGGGCCGAAGGCGCGCAGGCCGTGTTCCTGGAAGAGGTTGACGAGGCCCTTGCAGAGCGGCCCCTCGGGGCCCACGACCGTCAGGTCGATCGCCTCCTTGCGGGCGAACTCGAGGAGCCCCTCCACGTTGTCCGGCGTGATGTCCACGCACTCGGCGAGGCGTGCGATTCCCGCGTTTCCGGGAGCGGCGTACACCTTGCGGACGAGGGGGGAGCGGGCGATTTTCCAGGCGAGCGCGTGTTCGCGCCCGCCGCTGCCGACGATGAGCACCTTCATGATCAGTCCTTGCCGGATTTCTGGAGCCAGGCGCGCCAGCGGGCCGGATCCTCGCCGAAGTCCTGTCCGGTGGCCGCCCGGAGCGCGGTCGCGACGGCCGCCTTTTCCTCCCGCAGCCGCGCCAGGAGTTCGCGGTCGGCCCCTCCGTCCCGGGGGATCCGCCGGACCTGCGGCAGCCGGACCACGGTCCCGTCGCGCAGCACCATGGTTTTCTGGACGATGACCGTCAGGGGCTGAAGGGATTCCGCCTGCTGGATCATTTCGATCGAATTTTCGAGCGCCTGCACGAGGTAGGGCGCCGCCCGGCGGTCGGGAAAGGCGGTCATCGCCTCCAGGCACCGGAGGCGGGCGCTTACGGATTCTTCTCCCAGGAAGGGAACGAAGTAGAGCGCCGTGTCCGGGTGGGCGATCGCGCGGAGCGCCGCCAGAGCCACCGGTCGGAGGTCCTCGTCCTCGTCCCAGAGCGCCCGCCGCGCCAGCGGCCGCGCCGCCGCCGGCTCCTTCATGCGGCCCAGTTCCTCATAGACGAACCGGCGCGTGTGCCGGGAGGGGCTGGTCAGGGCGGCCAGGTAGAATTTCGCCTTGTAACGGTCGTCGATGCGGGCGAGGGCTTCGATGGCCTCGAGGCGCGCCTTTTCGTCCGAGGAACGGGTCCGATCCAGGAGATTCCGGACCTGTTCGGAGATCCGGCGGTCGAGCTCCTTCTGTTCCTCGAGCGCGACGTCCAGCGCTTTCTCCTCCGGGGTCATCCAGCGGCCCTTGTGGCGGACCAGGCCGCGGGCTTCGTGGTACTCGTCCTCGGTCACCCACCGGCCCTCATGGCGCCGGTACCCGAGCGCCGTGCGGGCTTCCTCGTGCTCGGGGTCGAGCGCCAGGATTTTCCGGTATTCCTGGGCGGCCTGCGCGGGAAGCTTTTTCTGAAGGCACCAGCGGGCCAGGGACAGCCGCCCCTCGAGATCCTTTTCGCCGAGGGAGCGCGAGCGCTCCTGGTAGACCTCTTCGTCGGTCTTCTTGGGCGTGACGCGGCGGACCATGTGCTTGGGATAGACGATGGAGAGCCCGGGGCGGGTGACGCGGATGGAATCGCCCAGATCTTCGACGCGGCCTTCGACGACCGCGCCCGTGGTCAGCTCCACCTCGTCGGCCGGGGCGGCGAACGCGCAAAGGAGGAGCGCCGCGGAGATGCTCATGGAACGGCTTCGATTCTAGCAGGGCCCGGGGAAATTGACAAGCGCGCCGGCCGCGCCTACCATGCACGGCGCCTGAAGACGCGGTTCGTCGGCTACGACCTCCTGAGCGCGCGCTATCCGTCCCTTTTCGTCTCCTACCTCCGGGACGACGGGCGGGCCTCCGCGCTTTTTGCCCACCGCTATCGGGATCCGGACGTTCTGGTGGCGCGGGCGCGTCAGGCCGCGGGGAAGGGGCTTGAGCGGGAGGTCCTGGACGTCCTGCGGGAATACCACCGGGGGCTGGGGGCTCCGGCCGAAGCGCGGGAGGCGCTCGAGAAACTGGGGCGGGGCGCGGCGGCCGTGGTCACCGGCCAGCAGCCGTCGCCGGGCGGCGGGCCTCTCTACAATCTCTACAAGGCGGCCACCGCGATTCGTCTGGCCGAAGCGATCGAGTCCCGGGGGGTTCCCTGCGTGGCGGTGTTCTGGAACCATTCCGACGACGTGCGGCGGCCGGGTCTGGGGTCGGCTTTCCCGGATCGGGAGAACCGCGTGCGGGAGGTGCCGTTGCCGCCGCCGGAGGATCCGCAGGCGACGCTCTTCGAGGAGGGTTCGGACGAAGCGCTGCGCATGTTCGGCGCGGTGCTCGCGGAAGCTCTTCCGTCCACGGAGTTCCGCCCGTGGCTGGAAGGCTTGATACGCGAGGCGCACCGGGGAAGCGTGGCGGAGTGTTTCTCGAGGACCCTGTGGGGTCTTCTGGGGCGCCGGGCGCTGGTGGTCGTGGAGCCTCGTCATCTGGAAGGCCGCCGTCAGGCGGAGCTTTTCGAACGCCATCTGGCCGATCCGGGACGGTTTTCGCGCGCGGTCGAGGAGGGGCGCGCGGCGGTCCGGGCGGCGGGGTTCGAGGATCAGCTGGGCCGGGAGGTGGGGCTGGATCTTTTCGAGATCCGGGCCGGGCGGCGCTTCCGGTGGGAGGGGCGAGGGCGGCCGTCGGGGCGGCTTTCGGCGGGCGTGGCGCTTCGGCCGCTCGTTCAGGACGTCGTGCTGCCCACGTGCGCGTACGTGGGCGGGCCCGGCGAGGTGGGCTACCAGGCGGCGCTCCTTCCGGCCTACCGGGCGCTGGAGATCGAGCCGCCCGTGGTCTTTCCGCGCGCCACCGGAACGATCCTGGAGCCTAAGATCGCGCGGCTCATCGAGAAGGCGGGCCTGACGGACGCGGAGCTTTTCGCGGACGGAACCGCTCTCTTGCCTCGGTTCCTGGGGCCGGAGGTTCCGGACGTGCCGGGGGAGCTGGAGCGCCTGGGGGTCCGTTTCCTCGAGGAGGTGGACCGGCGCCTGGGGGCGCTCGCCGCGCTGCCGGCGATGGGGCGGGCGCGGGAACGGACGGCGGCGAAGATCCAGGAAGCGCTGGCGGCGCTGGCCGAACGGGTGCGCGAGGAGCAGGCGCGGCAGGAAACGACGGGCCGGGGTCAGTGGGCGAAGCTCGTCACGCACGTCTTACCGGGGGGGAAACTTCAGGAGCGCGTCTTCACCCCGCTGTACTACGCCTGCCTTTTCGGCCCTTCGCTGGCGGAGGAGGTTGCCGGGGCGCTCGATCCGTTCGCGTTCGCGCACGCGCTTCTGGAGCCCGCCGTCTGATCAGGCGAGGACGAGTTCCTCTTTGCGGCGGGCGGGCGCGGCGCCGAGCGTCTTGATCGCGTACGGTTCCCGTTCGGTCAGCACGCGGCCGGCCTTCTGGAGGGCGGTCCGCACGGTCGGGACGGGAACGCCGCCACGGCCGTTCACCTCGGGCAGCCGGATCTCGCACGGATCGTACGTCAGCGCGCCCAG
Proteins encoded in this region:
- a CDS encoding sensor domain-containing diguanylate cyclase, with protein sequence MPMGSRERLSLDEATLGRLRPVLEVVRKAGVEVRLRDALERILDTMIEACNARRGCFLVFRDGKYKVKIARDRSGRDLGRAELRISRTVLKAARVGGRRVVCSNIRTDPAFRLVDSVHALDLLSVLCLPLRVAGKTAGVFYLDNSEIIGAFGPRQVEVAEILAEHAAIAVEKDLLRRQSSLDRLTKLYNHAAFRRRVERELERARREGRRFGVLMLDLDDFKSINDTYGHDAGNEVLRHVARTLAGTVRASDLVARPTVARFGGDEFEILLPGAGREGALGTARRLVAALGGAAVPWNGRSLRVSVSVGGAVFPDDASGAGELLRRADEALYASKRSGKNRAVMYGRA
- the purD gene encoding phosphoribosylamine--glycine ligase translates to MKVLIVGSGGREHALAWKIARSPLVRKVYAAPGNAGIARLAECVDITPDNVEGLLEFARKEAIDLTVVGPEGPLCKGLVNLFQEHGLRAFGPTREAAELEGSKVFCKNLLRRYGIPTPNYRVFTQAKAALQFVKSSPYPLVVKADGLAGGKGAVICHSESEAVVAVEAMMEKKVFGKAGEQVVVEEFLNGVEASVMAFTDGRSIAPLQSTQDHKRVYDGDRGPNTGGMGAYTPAPVAGERDYSRVIREVLVPIVHAMNKEQRRFKGVLYAGIMFTKSGPKVLEFNVRFGDPECQPLMMALKSDLVPVLLATIDEKLDQAELEWDPRPAVCVVMASGGYPGNYETGYEITGIEEAEATGAVVFHAGTALKDGKLVTAGGRVLGVTAQGETLKRAQENAYAAVRKIQFKASHYRTDIGAKGLAALGQDA
- a CDS encoding HEAT repeat domain-containing protein; this translates as MSISAALLLCAFAAPADEVELTTGAVVEGRVEDLGDSIRVTRPGLSIVYPKHMVRRVTPKKTDEEVYQERSRSLGEKDLEGRLSLARWCLQKKLPAQAAQEYRKILALDPEHEEARTALGYRRHEGRWVTEDEYHEARGLVRHKGRWMTPEEKALDVALEEQKELDRRISEQVRNLLDRTRSSDEKARLEAIEALARIDDRYKAKFYLAALTSPSRHTRRFVYEELGRMKEPAAARPLARRALWDEDEDLRPVALAALRAIAHPDTALYFVPFLGEESVSARLRCLEAMTAFPDRRAAPYLVQALENSIEMIQQAESLQPLTVIVQKTMVLRDGTVVRLPQVRRIPRDGGADRELLARLREEKAAVATALRAATGQDFGEDPARWRAWLQKSGKD
- the bshC gene encoding bacillithiol biosynthesis BshC; this encodes MSARYPSLFVSYLRDDGRASALFAHRYRDPDVLVARARQAAGKGLEREVLDVLREYHRGLGAPAEAREALEKLGRGAAAVVTGQQPSPGGGPLYNLYKAATAIRLAEAIESRGVPCVAVFWNHSDDVRRPGLGSAFPDRENRVREVPLPPPEDPQATLFEEGSDEALRMFGAVLAEALPSTEFRPWLEGLIREAHRGSVAECFSRTLWGLLGRRALVVVEPRHLEGRRQAELFERHLADPGRFSRAVEEGRAAVRAAGFEDQLGREVGLDLFEIRAGRRFRWEGRGRPSGRLSAGVALRPLVQDVVLPTCAYVGGPGEVGYQAALLPAYRALEIEPPVVFPRATGTILEPKIARLIEKAGLTDAELFADGTALLPRFLGPEVPDVPGELERLGVRFLEEVDRRLGALAALPAMGRARERTAAKIQEALAALAERVREEQARQETTGRGQWAKLVTHVLPGGKLQERVFTPLYYACLFGPSLAEEVAGALDPFAFAHALLEPAV